In Halobacillus amylolyticus, the following proteins share a genomic window:
- a CDS encoding ABC transporter permease subunit has translation MIKKVSKQPLLLLGAGFILLMLAGSFVHMIFFDSYVLKTPFLYDENTKLIGPPFAPFEHSILGTDMNGNHLFHYILQGAKFTIIGSLSIAFISFSLAFLIGIPLGFRYKGRFKIVENTISVLYFIPASLIAYNFLKPLLWEPISGFPTDLAFRLVVEAIVISILLAPPAIILIANETSVILKKEYVTSSKVLGGRPYHIYRHHLIPHIKGSLVTLFTRQTIQSLLVMIHLGVFELFFGGTKVGYGLGAGPPPPLPLNGHLL, from the coding sequence ATGATTAAAAAGGTAAGTAAGCAGCCCCTGTTACTATTAGGCGCAGGATTTATTCTTCTTATGTTAGCAGGGAGCTTTGTACATATGATTTTTTTCGACTCTTATGTCCTTAAAACTCCTTTTTTATATGATGAGAATACCAAACTGATCGGCCCGCCTTTTGCACCCTTCGAGCATTCTATCTTAGGTACAGATATGAATGGAAATCACCTTTTTCATTACATATTACAGGGAGCTAAGTTTACAATTATTGGTTCACTTTCTATAGCCTTCATTAGCTTTTCACTTGCCTTTTTAATCGGAATTCCTCTCGGGTTTAGATATAAGGGGAGATTTAAAATTGTTGAAAATACAATTTCAGTATTATATTTCATCCCTGCGTCCCTGATTGCCTACAACTTCCTCAAGCCACTGCTCTGGGAACCTATCTCTGGCTTTCCAACTGACCTCGCCTTTCGACTTGTAGTTGAGGCTATTGTGATCAGTATTCTATTGGCCCCTCCTGCCATTATTCTGATAGCGAATGAAACGAGTGTGATTTTAAAGAAAGAATATGTGACGTCGAGCAAGGTGCTAGGGGGTAGGCCCTACCATATCTATCGTCACCATCTTATCCCCCATATAAAAGGAAGTCTTGTAACATTATTTACAAGACAGACCATTCAATCTTTACTTGTCATGATACATTTAGGTGTATTCGAACTCTTTT